A genomic segment from Thermothielavioides terrestris NRRL 8126 chromosome 4, complete sequence encodes:
- a CDS encoding carbohydrate esterase family 1 protein (CAZy_ID 269878), translated as MAFTTNATIASFGGKLFKLSHQSTTTGTPMAVNLYLPPQALANPTSPTKVPVLIYLSGLTCTPENCSEKGFFQHRASQVGLAVVYPDTSPRGLNLPGETASWDFGAGAGFYVDATRAPWSAGYRMESYVARELPAALFGDPEYGRYLDGARVSITGHSMGGHGALTLYLKNEGLYKSVSAFAPIANPVNCPWGQKAFAGYFGEEDKEEWKRHDATELVKGWKGKDLKALVDVGTADNFYKQGQLLPENFEKAAKEAGVTGLTVRYQEGYDHSYYFMATFSDEHVDHAAKHLGLL; from the exons ATGGCCTTCACCACCAACGCCACCATCGCCTCCTTCGGCGGCAAGCTCTTCAAACTCTCCCACCAATCCACCACAACCGGCACCCCGATGGCCGTCAACCTCTACCTGCCGCCGCAAGCCCTCGCGAACCCGACCTCGCCAACCAAAGTGCCCGTGCTGATCTACCTGTCCGGCCTGACGTGCACGCCCGAGAACTGCTCGGAGAAGGGCTTCTTCCAGCACCGGGCGTCGCAGGTGGGCCTGGCGGTGGTGTACCCGGACACGTCGCCGCGGGGGCTGAACCTTCCCGGCGAGACGGCGTCGTGGGActtcggcgcgggcgcgggcttCTACGTCGACGCGACGCGCGCGCCCTGGAGCGCGGGCTACCGCATGGAGAGCTACGTGGCGCGCgagctgccggccgcgctgTTCGGCGACCCGGAGTACGGCCGCTacctcgacggcgcgcgcgtgTCGATTACCGGCCACTCCATGGGCGGGCACGGCGCGCTGACGCTGTATCTCAAGAACGAGGGGTTGTATAAGAGTGTTAGCGCGTTCGCGCCCATCGCGAACCCGGTCAATTGTCCGTGGGGCCAGAAGGCGTTTGCGGGGTACTTTGGGGAGGAGGATAAGGAGGAGTGGAAGCGGCACGACGCGACCGAGCTGGTGAAGGGGTGGAAGGGCAAGGATCTGAAGGCGTTGGTGGACGTGGGCACGGCGGATAATTTCTATAAGCAGGggcagctgctgccggagAACTTtgagaaggcggccaaggaggCGGGCGTGACCGGGTTGACGGTGCGGTATCAGGAG GGCTACGACCACTCGTACTACTTCATGGCCACCTTCAGCGACGAACACGTCGACCACGCGGCGAAGCACCTGGGTTTGTTGTAG